A region from the Cannabis sativa cultivar Pink pepper isolate KNU-18-1 chromosome 9, ASM2916894v1, whole genome shotgun sequence genome encodes:
- the LOC115722550 gene encoding inactive leucine-rich repeat receptor-like serine/threonine-protein kinase At1g60630 yields the protein MVVLQQSSLFGFLLLLLVCFVLVRSDDGETLMRLKSTIDPLDSLPWRGSTEQVCQWKGVKECMNGRVSKLVLEYLNLTGVLDQKILDRLDQLRVLSFKGNSINGQIPDLSGLANLKSLFLNQNNFSGDFPASISGLHRLKVVVLADNQISGKIPATLLNLRRLYFLDLRNNLLTGEIPPFNQTSLRFFNVSNNKLSGAIPVTSSLVRFNSSSFSGNVDLCGVQIQNPCGNEVSLSPSISPFSPLIPSSRKSSSKRTRLIKIIAGTAGGAAILLICVLLLWMVCRSRNRRKDSSDEAKNKGVVVAAAAAVEGGGGGGEDEGGNNGGGRRGNNNGGKQGFSWEGEGLGSLVFCGAGDQQMNYSLEDLLKASAETLGRGSIGSTYKAVMESGFIVTVKRLKDAKYPRLDEFRRQMEVIGRLRHPNLVPLRAYFQAREERLLVYDYFPNGSLFSLIHGSRTSGGGKPLHWTSCLKIAEDLGSGLLYIHQSSGLTHGNLKSSNVLLGSDFESCLTDYGLTSFRDPDSLEEPSATSLFYRAPECRDIRRPSTQPADVYSFGVLLLELLTGKTPFQDLVQEHGSDIPRWVRSVREEETESGDDPASGNETSEEKLLALLNISMACVSLVPENRPTMREVLKMIRDARAEAQLSSNSSDHSPGRWSDTVQSLPREEHLSI from the exons ATGGTGGTTTTACAACAGTCGAGTTTGTTTgggtttttgttgttgttattggtTTGTTTTGTACTGGTTCGATCGGACGATGGAGAAACGCTTATGCGTTTGAAATCAACGATTGATCCTTTAGATTCACTCCCATGGAGAGGGAGTACTGAGCAAGTTTGTCAATGGAAAGGGGTAAAGGAATGCATGAATGGAAGAGTCTCCAAGCTTGTTCTGGAATATCTCAACTTGACTGGGGTTTTGGACCAGAAGATCTTAGACCGTTTGGATCAACTTCGTGTTCTTAGCTTCAAAGGAAACTCCATTAATGGTCAAATCCCCGATCTCTCTGGTCTCGCTAATCTCAAATCCCTTTTTCTTAACCAGAATAATTTCTCCGGTGATTTTCCGGCATCTATTTCTGGACTTCACAGGTTAAAGGTCGTTGTACTCGCTGACAATCAAATCTCCGGTAAAATACCGGCGACTCTGCTCAATCTTCGACGACTTTACTTTCTCGATTTGCGGAATAATTTATTGACAGGTGAGATTCCTCCTTTCAACCAGACCAGTCTCAGATTCTTCAATGTTTCGAATAACAAACTCTCTGGAGCTATTCCTGTAACTTCGTCACTCGTACGATTCAACTCCTCGTCATTCTCCGGCAATGTCGATCTCTGCGGTGTTCAGATTCAGAATCCATGCGGGAACGAGGTTAGTCTCAGTCCTTCCATAAGTCCATTTTCGCCATTGATTCCCAGCTCGAGAAAGTCTTCTTCGAAACGGACAAGACTAATCAAGATTATCGCCGGAACCGCCGGTGGCGCCGCGATTCTCCTTATCTGTGTGCTTCTTCTTTGGATGGTTTGCCGGAGTCGAAATCGCCGGAAAGATTCTTCCGACGAGGCGAAGAACAAAGGAGTGGTagtagcagcagcagcagcagtagaaggaggaggaggaggaggagaggACGAGGGCGGTAACAATGGCGGTGGTCGGAGAGGTAacaacaatggtggaaaacAAGGGTTTTCGTGGGAAGGTGAGGGTCTAGGGAGTCTGGTGTTCTGCGGCGCAGGGGATCAGCAAATGAATTACAGCTTAGAAGATTTACTAAAGGCTTCGGCTGAGACTTTGGGTAGGGGTAGTATCGGAAGTACGTATAAAGCTGTTATGGAATCTGGGTTTATAGTTACTGTGAAAAGACTAAAAGATGCCAAATACCCTAGACTAGATGAGTTCAGGAGACAGATGGAAGTTATTGGTAGGCTGAGGCATCCTAACTTGGTCCCACTTAGGGCTTATTTCCAGGCTAGGGAGGAACGCTTGCTCGTATACGATTATTTCCCAAACGGAAGCCTATTCTCTCTAATTCATG GTTCAAGAACCTCAGGAGGTGGAAAGCCTCTTCACTGGACATCATGCCTTAAAATAGCAGAAGACTTAGGAAGTGGTTTGCTGTATATTCACCAGAGCTCTGGCCTAACTCATGGAAACCTGAAATCCTCCAATGTATTGTTAGGTTCAGATTTCGAGTCCTGCCTAACAGATTATGGCCTTACTTCATTCCGAGACCCCGATTCACTCGAAGAGCCCAGTGCAACTTCTCTCTTTTACAGAGCTCCTGAATGCCGTGACATTAGAAGACCTTCCACTCAACCAGCTGATGTGTACAGCTTTGGTGTACTCCTCTTGGAACTCCTAACCGGAAAAACTCCCTTCCAAGACCTTGTACAAGAGCATGGCTCAGATATTCCTAGGTGGGTTCGATCAGTTCGCGAAGAAGAGACTGAATCCGGTGATGATCCTGCCTCAGGCAATGAAACATCAGAGGAGAAACTTCTAGCCCTCTTGAACATTTCAATGGCTTGTGTCTCGCTTGTACCCGAGAACCGGCCTACAATGAGAGAAGTTCTTAAGATGATTAGAGATGCAAGAGCTGAGGCTCAGTTATCATCAAACAGTAGTGACCATTCTCCAGGGAGATGGTCAGACACTGTTCAAAGCTTGCCAAGAGAAGAACATTTAAGCATATGA
- the LOC115723685 gene encoding uncharacterized protein LOC115723685: MERLPVLIKSNGQWNEDHNYVNYVASGEFIPTKCKYEELLQILLTSLGCENTSTTLQIQYQAKEGIPPIKICNDRSLYFYLELKMKETDFTTYPLCVNQQNNNTTHAATPNSISTTTPNEYNVAMIENNTTTLENNITTTESYTTGQQTEEEEKSETIEDEEDKFDIIDYANALNKCPVSTICTEIHMFGICNRFSNMHTCPINIRHEDQRQATSKLIGECIKPKFLNIKTKATAMDIKGELKYKFGIKMNYMKAWRSKEHAVNDLRGNASYSYSLIPSFLHMVEKTNPGSFVDPKTAEDNSLLFVFMALDASIKGWGACRTIVVVDGTFLKAAYGGTLLCACTQDAVGHIFPLAFCVADSENDQSWKWFFKKFKEAYGVQEHQCLISDRNESLIKAAREIYPEIAQSYCGYHILSNLKTSFKQHAAKYNLPFFGAVKAYTEKQFEFHMAELDGLDKRIRPYLKKIGYEKWSRIHSQNKRYSTMTSNISESLNAANLAARELPITTLLECLRALVQQWTHTNRIKAHNTFTKLSPTGEDILLKNYTYSLNLEVKATTYYLFEVTRMKESWEVDLEKRTCTCNRFQIDEMPCGHAVAVMREMNMDPYTYWTVYPIGHQSEWEVPEEVKNITVLPPHERVKSGRPKTLRRKAGWEKDQHNKCSKCGELGHNKRTCSRRRRRE, translated from the exons ATGGAACGTCTACCAGTACTCATCaagagcaatggacaatggAATGAAGATCACAATTATGTGAACTATGTGGCTAGTGGAGAATTCATACCAACAAAATGCAAGTACGAAGAGCTACTGCAAATACTGCTCACTTCATTGGGTTGCGAAAACACCAGCACAACACTACAAATACAGTACCAAGCTAAAGAAGGAATACCACCGATCAAAATATGCAACGATCGAAGCCTCTACTTTTACTTGGAATTGAAAATGAAGGAAACAGATTTCACGACATATCCACTATGTGTCAACCAGCAAAACAACAACACAACACATGCTGCAACACCAAATTCGATATCCACAACAACACCGAATGAATATAATGTGGCAATGAtcgaaaacaacacaacaacgcttgaaaacaacataacaacAACAGAATCATACACAACGGGACAGCAAACAGAAGAAGAGGAAAAGTCAGAAACAATAGAAGATGAGGAGGACAAATTCGACATAATTGACTATGCAAATGC CCTTAACAAATGCCCTGTTTCCACAATTTGTACTGAAATACACATGTTTGGTATCTGCAACAg GTTCTCAAATATGCACACATGCCCCATAAATATTAGGCATGAAGACCAAAGGCAAGCAACATCGAAACTGATAGGGGAATGCATAAAACCGAAGTTCTTGAACATAAAGACCAAGGCAACAGCGATGGACATAAAAGGGGAGTTGAAATACAAATTTGGCATCAAAATGAACTATATGAAAGCTTGGAGAAGTAAGGAACATGCAGTAAACGACTTGAGAGGTAATGCTAGTTACTCGTACAGCCTAATACCGAGTTTCTTACACATGGTGGAAAAAACAAACCCTGGATCATTTGTCGATCCGAAAACGGCAGAAGACAACAGCTTGCTCTTTGTTTTCATGGCGTTGGATGCATCCATAAAAGGGTGGGGAGCATGCAGAACAATAGTTGTTGTGGACGGAACGTTCCTCAAAGCAGCTTATGGGGGAACTTTGTTGTGCGCATGCACACAAGATGCAGTAGGTCATATTTTTCCACTAGCGTTTTGTGTTGCAGATTCTGAGAATGACCAATCTTGGAAATGgttcttcaaaaaatttaaagaagcgTATGGGGTACAGGAACACCAATGCCTAATTTCAGACAGGAATGAAAGCCTCATCAAAGCAGCAAGAGAAATCTATCCAGAAATTGCACAAAGTTACTGCGGTTACCACATTTTGAGCAACCTTAAAACAAGCTTCAAACAACATGCTGCCAAATACAATCTGCCATTCTTTGGAGCAGTCAAAGCCTACACAGAAAAGCAATTCGAGTTCCACATGGCTGAATTGGATGGATTGGACAAACGCATAAGACCTTACCTAAAAAAAATCGGGTATGAAAAGTGGTCAAGAATTCATAGCCAAAACAAGAGGTATTCCACAATGACCTCAAACATATCAGAATCACTGAACGCTGCAAATTTGGCAGCAAGGGAGCTACCAATTACAACACTGCTAGAATGCTTGAGAGCATTGGTGCAACAATGGACGCATACTAATAGGATAAAAGCACACAACACCTTCACTAAGCTATCACCAACTGGAGAAGACATACTGTTGAAAAATTACACATACTCATTGAATCTGgag gTTAAAGCAACAACATATTACTTGTTTGAGGTAACAAGAATGAAAGAATCGTGGGAAGTAGACCTAGAAAAAAGAACATGCACCTGCAACAGGTTCCAAATAGATGAAATGCCATGCGGGCACGCAGTGGCCGTGATGAGGGAGATGAACATGGACCCGTACACCTACT GGACAGTTTACCCAATAGGACACCAAAGTGAATGGGAGGTACCGGAAGAAGTGAAGAATATTACAGTCTTGCCTCCACATGAAAGAGTAAAATCAGGAAGACCAAAAACATTGAGAAGGAAGGCTGGATGGGAAAAGGATCAACACAACAAGTGCAGCAAATGTGGTGAACTGGggcataacaaaagaacatgcAGCAGAAGACGTAGAAgggaataa